TGGTGCTCTCATTTTGTGTTCAAGACCCACAACACAAGCTTTCAAAACAGGATGTGGGGTGGCCAGAGTGCAGATCACGAAATGGATGATATAGTTCCTATTGAGATCAACCATCAAAGATACTAattttgcattattttcatCTGGGAAAAAAACTAAGTTGAACACCTCATTGAAAAATTTCAAGTCAGTAGTCTAAGGGGTTTGATGACACAAAGTGTCGCATTCTAACCTTTTGGCTTTTGTTGGAATGGAAAGTAATTTCTCATAAAAGACATctaaaagcaaagaaaatgaaGTTTCCATTTGGCCTTACCTTCTTCCTTTTTCATTATGAGAGTTCTTGTGAGAGCTATTTGCACCTCGCCAGCGAACATGCCCACATGTTCTTCACACTGTCTGCTTCGTGAACTAacaaaaatatactgtatattaaacaGTATAttctaatatattttaaatgacttGTGAGACGTATGATGTATTTTCAAATATATGACTTAAGAtattgtttatattatatttgtaTTAAGTATAGATAAGTGGGTAATACTCATATCTAATTCAATTACTGCTCTATTAGTGCATGACAGATTATGGGGGCCATGAATTTGCAATTTGAAAATATTCATAAATTATTACACAAAAATACAACAGAAATTGTTAGTAGACCAAGACTAAAGTCATCCAGTTATAATTTTGCAAATGTATTTAAACAAGTTAAAATGACCTAATacaattttgacattttttcttTCCACACGACAATAAAGAACAATAGATGTGTGCAACAGCTGGTTGAGCAACACACAAAAAGCTCCAGATAGCTATTACAGCATGTGGAGTCATCAATAGTAACACTATCATTGTTAGGACATTAACTCATATATAAATATTGCAAGGACACGAGCAGTATAATCTTCAAAGAAATATCTTAGTGGAATGCACACATGAAGACATTTCTTTTTTGAGACACATAACATGTGGCAAATCACATAAAGTGCTGTGCGCCATGTCATTTACTGTATCAATAGCAAAACACTCCGTACTTCCCTGTTCCTCAATCAACaggtatttttaaacattttcaatgTCTCCACTTTGTAACAGAACAGAGAAACTGTTTCTTTTCCTGACTTTTTTGAAGTCCTCTAGTACACAAGAACGTTATTAAATATCTGAACAACTGTGTCTGGTGTAACTGTTGCATGTTCTGGGTTTTCTTGAATAATGCATCGCAACAGCTGCAACCTTGCTGTTACTTGTTCAAAGCTTCTCAATTGCGCATGCGCAGACAAATCGTTGTTAGTACTTCTTCGCGCGCAGAAAATATAGCGACAGAAATGCAGACATATGCATTGTTTCCTGTAACGCTGGCCCAGACAAAGACGCAGTTAGTGTAATCGAAACCAAATGGGTAATAGACTTTGATTCAACTGACATTTCAAAAACTTATCTTGTGGAATGTGTATACGTGCTGCAATTAACAGGTAGGTTGCCTGGTAGCGCATTTATAAATTCCAAGTTGTTTCCTAAACTGATACTTTTAATGCTATTTTAGACACTAACTTTATAGCAGCTTAGTAATACAGTGCTTCGAAGTATGTTTTGTGAATTACATGCAATGCAACACAAATGCTAGCACGTTGCTAGGTCAGGGTTAGGCAAATTTAGCTACGCCAAAATCTACTTTTCCTCTGCTTTCCTTGTCGTTGTATTGTAGTCTTTAGACATTTAGTACGATGATAAATATAATTTAGATCATGTAACTCATTTATATGTTTCAGATGAAGAAGCTGCTCTCAGATTGGCTGAGTGGGAAATGACTAAAGAGCCCTCTCCAGTTATGAACACCAGACGAATTAGGAAGCCAAAACGGCTGGATTTTTTAGAGGTCACAGAAAAAGAAGTCCGTTCATTTTCTCACATTAAAAAGATAATTTAAGGTAAAGAAACTATTGGCTGTGCTGAACTCAGCCCCATGTTAAGTTTGTGGAACACATTTACAGTGAACAAGTGAAAATCGATGTTTCGGTATCTTCTGACAGTCATGCGTTTGGTACCAGTCAAAGGTTTGGAAATtaaattttcatattttaatagaTTCTTCTTAACTTTTAGATTTTGCTTAACTAAATTTTCAAGAATTTCTGATTGGTGGGAAAAGCCAACTTTGTGCCTTACTGAGATGGACTTGAACTTTAAAAAgatgttaaatatttttgttctgGTTGTACATCACAATGTCAGTTCCTCTATTAAATTTAATAGGGAGAAATACATAGTTTAGGTTTAGCGAATGAGAATCTTTTAAAAGAAAATTTTATGAACATGTAAATGTAATTGAAACATGTTTGTTAAACAATACATTAAGTCAGCAATGTACAGAtgtaatgtactgtacatgTAAGTAAAGTCAAATACTTGTTCATACACAGGAAAGCCACACATGAACCTCCTGTTAGAGCTGCAGTTTGACACGCCATCAGCTATCTGTAGTGAGAGCTCAGATGACGGCAGGGTTAAGGAGCTGCAATCCAAATTAAGTCCTTACAAAAGGAAAATGCCAAACTCCGTAACCTGGTAACTCGAGGAAAGTAGTTTTTTTTGcgttttgtttaattaatttcCTTCTGTGCAGTGAAGTTTTGCATCCATCCACCCATGTCATGGACCTGTCATTTGCTGTCTTTGTTTACAATTTTTCTGGTCAGGTGTATTGCAATAAAGTTACATAAAAGTCATTGCATTTGATACCACATTGGATGAAATCGAGACCACAGTTTAGTACAAGAACAGTAAGTTTATTTTAAGTCAGTAATACAAAAATACCATGGTTTAcaagaaaaaaagttattttgcattttgaCATCAATAActacaaaataaattattagTGACTTTCTTAGTAGCTTACAAAAGCTGCCTGTTTTTTAAACACAGAAATACCCGCAATGCTGACTGATATGAAAAAAGTGCTGAGCATTCATTTTAAAAGGGGTGAAGAGAGGGATAGTTACAACACCAATGGCACCACCCAGATGCTAAATCTGGTGAAGTGCGGGAGACCATCAACACAAGAATTTGTGAACTGAGACACCAAATGAAGAGTAAGACAATGGAGTctacatctactgcaaacaacATGAATGTGTAGTTGATTTTTCCGATTAATCAGACATATTCTGTTTACAAAAACATGTTAATCAGGATATAAATTTGATAAGTTCAGAAACAAATAATATGTATAACTTTACAGCATTCTtctgtaaaaataatttaaaaataatttgatgTTTTATAAATTTTTCTCAAAGTTTTGCtgaatgttttgtaaataaaggtctaaataaatgttttttagaaaCAGACTTGTGGAAGAAGGATTatcataaaactatttttttctttattatatttaaattgaTTATCTTTGCATTTTGGATAGAATTTAATAATACACAAGTGGAGACGTGACTactgttttaaatatgtttaaacatgTAATGTATCAGGAACAGTGTTGAACTGCTCACATTGTTTCTAGGTTGAATGTCATAAGGAAAACATTGAGTTATGCAATACATAATTTGCAAATATATCATTAGATGTATGATGTGAAGTAGGTTATATTAATAGTTATATGATTCCTAATATATTCTGAAATATATTTgagtaaatgtatttttcaaaCTGCACATCATACATCTAACAATACACTGACATTTATATTATAGTGTAGCTGCAAATATTATTAGATGTATGACAtgaaatactttaaaaatataactcaaaatatattttagaaTGTATGAGATCATATAAAGCAATATATTGCATTAAAAGATTTTGTTCTTGTAAATCTCAATATATGAAAAGCGGCAATTGTTTATGTATTTTccaatatattataatatatgaaaacatatgtattcaatacatttttccatACAGTATATTATAGGAATATGCATGTGTAACAATGCCACAAGACAACTAGCAAAACAATGTATATGGTAGCCCACCATACAGCCTGTCTCCTGTGGAATGTACCAGGCAGATATGTCTAGGGTTGAATTCTCGCAGAGAGCTTTTTAAGCGGCCAGGTGTAGCCTATGGAAATGGATACTAAAAGATGCTGTATAATTAAACCTCCCTTTCCTTAAATAATATTAACAGTGTGAGCCTCCGCTTTGAGACATATCTCAAAGAGTAAATAGACtaatgaaatataaattcaAACTAATAAACTGAACAGCAAACACTGTAAGCCATTCTGTTAATGTCACCCAGCAACAGTAATTTCAGATTCTTTTCAAATAAACCTCTGGCCAAGCGTTACAATTTAAAAGGAAGAACCACCATTTATTAACACCAGACCATGACGGTCTGCATTTGAACATTCGCACATACAAATACATTCAAAGCCGGATgacgacaacaacaacaaataaaagtaaataaaataaaccaccCGGGACTGTTTCAACCCACCGTCTGAGGCACCGTCTCGTCGGCGCGCATGTCGGAGCTCAAACCAAATAGGCGAATGTCCTCTTTACTCACACAGCGTAGCCGCCGACCGAGGAACAGCAGCTAGAAAAGTGGATGAACAGGAGAACTGAATCCAGATCAGCGTCCTGGCAAAAATAGTTCCCCGAATGGATAAGCTCCGTCCCAGTCCCCCGTCGTTTCCCCTAGACAACGTATTTCAGTCCGACCAAACAACTGAAGCTCAGACGCTCGTGCTGCTAACCGACAGGCCTCCACCATTACTTCTCCTAGTGGCTAGTAGCTATCCCGCGGATGGTTCGCTCCTCcgtgggaaaaaaacatttctggaCAGAAACCgtccaaaaacaaaaaaacatacacTTAATATTTAAACGTTTATCAATCCTTATTCAACTCTCTTTTCCTTAGACACAATCCCCCCcatctccgtctctctctctctctctctctctctctctctcgctctcgcATGCTCCTCAACATCCCCCCcggttttcaaaataaaagtctctTGTCAGTTCCTACTAACGGTATCACAAAGgccacatagaattaaataACAAGTAAATATTCTTAAGCAAACTCACACATTTTTATGAACATTTCAAACAGAAATAAAGCCATATCTCACAGGTGTGTTAcacatgttttttattttttttattttttttaatttgtgggATGAATAATGCAATTTGTGAATATAATTCCATAAGTTTAGTTTAGAAATGTTTAAATTGTTAGTAAATGTCCAATGTTGTTaagcaaaatatatttaaatatatttttgttttgtaaggGTTGTTTTCTCTGCACCCTTGAACAACAGAAAACGTGTTACTTCTGAGACAAATCAAACTAATGAAATGAATAAACCCATCAGTTGCTGTCCAGATTCATGCTGCTGAGATTTCGAATAGGGAATCTGTCAAGTGGGTCTTTGGCTGGACATAAAATAACATGAAAGACAATAATGATTGCGCGGTCAGGGGAGGAGATAGTAATctaaaaaacaagaaaatgaaAACTTCACCTTTTCTGCTATTTCCTGTCATTTTCAGAGTGACATACATAAAGGCGGATGCGATTTTACAACAAGTGGGGAGTAACACGCATAGGGAGTTTTCCTACCTATCTCACACATCAGTCACCCTACTTACTGTGAAGCCACAGTGTTATTTATGCTCAGTCTTAAATGGCTGCTATAATTGTTCTGTTGCTTCTTCCAGTGGCCCTGGGTTCAAGTGATGGTAAGAGAGTACTACATGCTTCTTTTcatttatgattattttttttatcttcagTTAATTCTCAGCTCATGATAACtgaatataatttatgtaattcTATAATGACACGAATAGTAAATTATCTAGCATCTTAAAAACTTACGTGAACGATTGTGGAAGTTTAATCTCTTACAGTACAAAATTACATGTGATTGACATGAACAAAACATACTTGTCAGACACAGAATTATGTAAACTGAATGTAATCCAACCGCGACAGACTATTTATAGATGAGATAAATGCTCAACAGTcagtaaaaaaaacattttaaactttaaaaaccTTAAAGATAATTCTCtggtattttaaaatgaagacCAACCTTTACAGTATATACGAAAACAAAAAAGGACCAATGCAGGGCtcaagaaaatagaaaattcTCTCAAAAACTTGGAATCCTTAAAATAGCCACCTTTTTCATTGATTACCGCTTCACAAACAGAAGGCGTTCGGTTCCAGCCGGAAATCATACAACTCGACTTGAATGGAAAATCATCGGATTGAATTCTGAAAACTGGACAGTCATCCTTCATTTTCCTGTTTGGGGTCATAATTTTGCTACCGTAATACTAAGTGACTGAGGTGCCTTTGAAGTATGCTATGATAGACATCGCTGATATTTGCTGATAAAGTTGATATCGCTGATAACTTGTTAAAGATCACCAAGTCACCAGACTGACTTCCAGTCCTGCTAATCAGCAAGTGCTAACGTTGAAAGTGTATATAATTATGGGTTCAAGAAGGTATACTCAAACTTTTTACTGACActgtacataaaaaaataaaatgtataataaagtATGTCAATTAtattttagaaaatattataataatgataaaaataatattcaatCTGATCTACTCCTGTAGTATAGCCAATTGTGTCAAGTGATAAACATTACAAGTTGCTTTTGGTAAAATATTCACTGAACAACTAAATGTCACTACAGGTGCTCCTTGACTTACGATGTGGTTATGTCCCGTAAGTGAACCTATCGTAAGTGGAAAGTTTAATATGAACATGgtatgacaaataaataaaaaaaaaatcactactTTCGCTGATTGCTGAATAATCAAACAAATACCAGTAattgaaaagtaaataaatgaatacaaattTATTTGGTTAAACTGAAAATAGCACTGTAAGTTTATGGACACAATCACTATAGAGCCTTGAAACATGGCTGCATGAATACTGCCATCACCTGGCATCAGTACCAAGTATTGTATCACTAGCCTGGCAACAGATTAACAAAATCATAGTTGACTACTGAAGGTGCATCGCTATCTCACCATCGTAAAGTCAAAATAGCGTAAGTCGAACTACCGTAAAGCAAGGAGCATCTGCACAGTCCAGTATTGTAAGTCATTAGTCATGTATTAGAAGTCATTATAGAAGATGACTGGATAAATCACTGAATGCAACAAATCAGATTACAAGTTTAAAATGGAAAGTTGTAAATGTGGAGAGTCGTTTTCCTGTTCGCATCACTGTGAAATCTTCTACAGAGTTGCAGGTGAAGCAGCCATTGTGGCAAGACATCAGTCCCAATGGCGTCGTCAATATTCCATGTTACTGCAGTGGGAAGGACAGGGTGGATGAGGAGCTGGAGATAAAGCTGATGAAGAAAAATGACCACCATTGGAGCTGCTCAGTCAATAATAAGACATCCCCACACTGCTCGGTGCAGAAGGAGGGCAGCAGGCTCACTATGTTCACCCTGTCACACCAGATGCCCGACGACGTGTACATCTGTCAGTGCACTAGGTTGCTCCCTCTTCCTGTCATCAAGCAAAATGGCACTGGAACCCTACTCATCCCAGGTGAGTGCTCACAGAAATGAACTGCAGACAAGCACATACAAAAACAAAGACAATAATAAGAGAACAAGTGTCAATGTTTAGCCCACAAAATATAACTTTTGCattctatatacagtatatatcagggctattcaaatcacggtcctcaaggtcctcaagattttccagccttccttcatctatatgagccaggtgtgaagcccctctagccaatcagaatcagtaattatcaAAGTAATTACcagggagaactgaaaacacggtcTGGATTTGGAATCTAGGTCCAGATTTAAATAGCCctgatattgtttttttttaagtgattGATTGTCATTGCTGACAGACtgcaacaaaatgtgtcctttgCATTTAGCCCATATGTATCATAGTATCAGGCAGCTAATTCGGTACTCAGGGAGCAGAGTTTGGGGCGGTACCTcgctggtcagggatttgaaccaacaaccattCAATCACAAGGTAACTTGCACAGCCATGAGGTCACCACTATCTAGATACTCCAAACCTCTAGCTATCTTATCAAAAGGTGTCTAGGATAAGTATGCTGCGTAGGAGTACAATAGCTTTGAACAAGAAACCATAAGGTGGTAAATTGACAGCATGTAATTCATCACCAACTACTAGTTAATAAAAATAAGCATCTCAAATAGTGAAAACTATGGTTCTGAAAGATTTCAAATTAATTCTttgaattaaatacataaatagtGATACAAATTGTGTCTAGTCCAGTGTTATGTCAGCACCTATGTATATCTCCTTAAACCATCCATCCGTAATAAAGTAATATAGCACCGCACATCCGGTAGATGGTCGCTACATAACGAGATACTGTCAGAAGGACAACAATGTACCCCCCCCATCTAATCCCAAATCCTCTCACATGCTCCAACCTTTACCTCTAGCCCCCCTACAGTGGGCTTGGCTGGTATCAAATATTTTACCGTAATACCGTCCACACAGTATAATCCGGTATACGGTATTTTGACAGTGTTTTCAAAATTAACACTATTCcggcattttgaaatcttggtgggggtggggtggggtggggttgccCCCACAATACTGAAAATATTACCCCAGTACCACCCAACTTTGTGTTTAATGTCATTAGGGCTCAGCAGCTGTTTTTTCATGCACCACCACTGACTTTGACTAGGGCTAAATATCAGTTAATACTTCACATTTCCACATGACGTTAATCTGTGCACAAGCAGAGTGATGTAAATTCACTCATCAGGGGTGTCGGGTGGATTGTGCAGATGCAGCCCAGATATCGGTGTCCAGCAGATATTTTGCACGTCATTGCTCCTCGGTTGCGCATGTAGAAGGAAATTGCATGTTTCCAGTTTTCCAACAAAAGAAGAATAGTTGTAATTATGGACATTTCTGATAAGCAAATTGTGTGATGGAACACAACGTATTCTGGTGCCTAAATGTGTAGAAATCATGCTAGGCAAAGAACAGAATGCAGATTGAAATATACAGTGATATTTCCGGCACTGCAAGAACATTGCATATATAATGCAGTTTAGTGTTTTGTGCAtttgtgtcacgccccgctccgtccgatcctaatgtgtgccacgcccacctcgttacctcgtgttcagccctgattgtgatcgcctgtgtcctattaagtctagcttgtcttttgtatttagtcctcgtctgagtcagtcttccccagacttgtcattgtagtgtccgttgatgtccgtgcctgttcaTCCCTCCcaaaataaaccccgtttccctgactacctggctccgatcgcctgcctACCTGCACCGCTCGTCCACGAACGTGACAATTTGTAAGCAACATTTAAGTTTATTTGTTATTGTTCATTaacacacagtgtgtgtgtgtgtatgtgtgtgtgtatatatgtatatatactgtacacacacacatacacactctaCAGGCCAGAAGTTTGGGCCCACCctccaatttttaaaaatataaacgtTACACTGTTTTTTTAGACttttattacaagaaaatattttaaaagcttAAAATAAGGGTGAATCTCACTACCAAGAACACAAGGACCACACTTGTGTTCTTGCTAAattgcctcccaagaacaaacCTGAGGGGCAATGAATCATGAGATTGGTCTCATTTGGTGAAGATGCAACCGATTATCCTGGACATTTGGAGCGAAGCAAGATGAACATCtagggatttttaccatcctcatgttcttagtattggaactggtcttcggcactggaagatgatgtaaaatgggagaacacaagtacagtcaagtatgcatattgagattcaccccaaATCTAAATTGTGTCTTTTAGCCTATCGTAGTCTCTTTTTCTTGTTAACACCATGAAGTAAAGGGTTTCTGGCAGAAACTCGACCATGCAGTCCAGCTGCTCTCCGTCTTTGTTTGACTTGCCGGTTTCCCTCTGTTCACAGTAATCAGCCCTGATTACAGTCATCTTCCAATTTTTTATGCATGTCTCAACTAACTCACTTTCCTTGCCTCAGACACTGTTGCTTCTTGTCCACCTTTTTCTCTGTAAACAGTAGGTCACTCCATGCTTAGAAACATTCAACTTTCTGGCTGTTTGTCGGTGagaaattttaattttagcCCTCTGTTCAATTATCttcacaaggtcaaatgtcTTCTGAggtcacccttccctttcctcCCACCAAGTgttgctgcttcagttttgtgCCATTTGATCAGTTCCAGGTCGTCACCCATGCAATGtgcctgcaaagtttgaaaaagatccatcaaatagtTTTTTAGTTACCGTGCTAATGAGAATATGTCTATCGTGGCAGTGGACCTATCACAAAACCATATTTAGTCCTCGTTCAGGGAATACAACAATCATGTAAAATGTACAATCTTTATTTTATCATAGGAATCTATGCATGTTTTGGCCAGTACATGATGGACATGAAGGAATCACATGACATTCTTGACATGGTAGTGAAGATAGTGAGGATGAATGGATGACATGGGCAAACAGACAAGAAAACAGAAAGGCTACAAAATGTGTTAAAGAGTGTATATATTAAATCAACCAAAAATATTGGCTGATTTAACAATAAAGTTAGCTATCTACTTATCTAGTTAATTCAGCTATCTGCCTCCTTGCCAAAGTCTCCAAGGAGAGCAGTAGAGAACATTATTTTGGTGACCTCTGTTTTACTACGAACATTTGTGATTTGCTAGGCACAGCCATTCAATCCCTGCTTATAATGTATACAAAAATTATTTCAAAGATAAAGTCAGTCCTGCTGCAATGTGTGAAATCACACCACAAATCTGTTCTAATGCGACTGATGTATtgcatttttattgcatttttatttgcacaatttTCAAGTCAGAGAGATAAACACTACACAAACTACAACGCGATATGGTCTAGGCGAGAAACACTACTTGCATGCAAAAACAGCTATCCAAGTGAACTATTGTGATGTCTGATTCTTTTGAACTAGTTCCATTTTGCCTTCAGTGGCCCTCCACATACTGTAATCAGTTTGATTTGTGCATGCTGGGGATGGTGGCTGTAGCTCGCTACTCCTAACTCTCTGAAATCCAGTATCGTTAGTGAGTTCTGCACATTAGTACACCCCCTTGTGAAATTTTAGCAAAGTaatgtttgcaaaatgcattCCTAATGTTTTTTCAGTAACATTAAATTCCACACAACAGATGTTTTTCTAACTGTTTAGTGTGCAGGTGTGCAAAGCAGTATGGATCACCATATTAAAGGGAATTATCAGCGGTAAATATCGGCTCATTGTTATTCATTGGCTGATGGCCCATTGTTGCTGCATGGGCCGCTACTGATAATTGGCCCATACAtttgatgcatttttaattattgtttcttatttaaaattacattatcGGCCATTATTGGTATCATTGTTTTTATGATTTAGTTCATTTTGTTTGTAAGGTACTAAGTTTTGGAGTCATGTTCCCCAAACCCCATTTTTTCCATTGGATATGTGTGTTTTAGTATGCAATTTTAGTGGATGCAAGGTTTTTCAGGAACTCATTAGCAGGACTGACTGCAGTAAGAAATACTTCCCTGCAATGAAACCATATTAAAGCTTTGGATCATAATCAGTGCTCATTATATGTCTGTGTCCTTCTGTTTTCCTCATAGAGATACAATGTCCCATCTTAAACTTCTGGACATGGACTCTGATTGGAGTGGCAGGATTCTTCTGTCTTTGCAGCCTTTTTCTAGCATGTGCCTACATAAAGTTGAGGGTAAGTTATGCCGGCGTGTCACAGAACACTACTACCTTTTCGGTCGTAGTTTTGCAGATATAAAGACAGACTGCTACTATTTTTTTGCAGGTCTTGCAGTCTGAAGAGACAGATGATTCACTAACCTATGTACAGATGCAGGTATGTTGAACAACCCACCCCATAGgagacagaaataaaaaaagggaataaaaatatataagctGTTACATATTTGATGTAATCTAAATAAGTCAATAACTGATTTTCCAGAGGAAGAGGCGGGACCCAGACACTAACGCTGAGTATGTCGACATGCGGGAAGTGCACTCAGTTGGCAGAGGCTCTGGAAGAGACATGAATCACAACTCCCAGCAGTTTCACTCTATGTCATACCCAAGCAAGTGAGCGCTTCACATAATTGCATTCCTTATCAAGCACATTTTGCTGTATAAGCAGCTGCTGAAGAGCAATGACTGATTATTGGAATAGGAATGTATGATCTATGATCACTGTAAATAAGCTTTcctgtttattttaatattcttAACCTGTATGTTAAGGCAATACTGtcatatgcacatatataaatatatatatataaggatatCATTTCCAGAGCCACaatgaagtaaaataaaacGTCTTCTAAAACTTAGGCTTTGAATGTCTACATACGGTACCTATGAAGGACACAGTAGCAAGAAATTCCTTGCTGTGGAAGCTGATACACAGACATTGCTATTGGCCCAAATCACATTTAGCAAATATATCAGCAGAAAATAGAAAGTAGTGATGTACTGTATCTATAGAAATAAAACTGTGAGTGTCATTTCATGGAACCCAGAGTGTCGTATGTGACTTGGATGTAGTTAAATATCAGTGGAACTTT
This window of the Paramormyrops kingsleyae isolate MSU_618 chromosome 1, PKINGS_0.4, whole genome shotgun sequence genome carries:
- the LOC111840693 gene encoding cytotoxic T-lymphocyte protein 4 is translated as MAAIIVLLLLPVALGSSDELQVKQPLWQDISPNGVVNIPCYCSGKDRVDEELEIKLMKKNDHHWSCSVNNKTSPHCSVQKEGSRLTMFTLSHQMPDDVYICQCTRLLPLPVIKQNGTGTLLIPEIQCPILNFWTWTLIGVAGFFCLCSLFLACAYIKLRVLQSEETDDSLTYVQMQRKRRDPDTNAEYVDMREVHSVGRGSGRDMNHNSQQFHSMSYPSK